A stretch of the Elusimicrobiota bacterium genome encodes the following:
- a CDS encoding HNH endonuclease, which produces MNNLSDLSNDELIRSLKSLVGDERGVVVAVLKHLTEFERRRLAENKAFPSLFEYCVRELRYAQGEAFRRIRAARAAEKFEVLYGHIESGELSLTTVAMLEPHLKWDNYRKLIREAKGSSTREVEALVASLNPVAAAPAERIRILSVAPTAAPVEAADDLFSSPTDATSKNEIQAPPAPPAAPVEPATQEIPMVPAAPEAAPSIAPAAETAKAPAAAGSPSPPPPPPPPQPPLRRVHFSFTGDEAMLSDFERAKELSRHKWPAGKAEEVFAGALKVLLDKIDPDRRRRRRDRARRLAAGARSRDIPRAVKDEVWDRDGGRCAFRSDAGRVCGARAGLEFDHVRPWALGGGSGDAANVRLLCRTHNDLEARRAFGGALVDAAVARRRDGLRREVKI; this is translated from the coding sequence ATGAACAACCTCTCGGATCTTTCCAATGACGAGCTGATCCGATCCCTCAAGTCTCTGGTCGGCGATGAGCGCGGCGTCGTCGTCGCGGTGCTCAAGCATTTGACGGAGTTCGAGCGCAGACGTTTGGCGGAAAACAAGGCCTTCCCATCCTTGTTCGAGTACTGCGTGCGCGAGCTTCGCTACGCTCAGGGCGAAGCGTTCCGACGCATCCGCGCGGCGCGTGCCGCGGAGAAATTCGAAGTCCTCTACGGCCACATCGAGAGCGGCGAGCTGTCGCTGACGACGGTCGCCATGCTGGAACCGCACCTCAAATGGGACAACTACCGGAAGCTGATCCGGGAGGCGAAGGGATCGAGCACACGGGAGGTCGAGGCTTTGGTCGCGTCGTTGAACCCCGTCGCCGCGGCGCCGGCCGAGCGCATACGGATACTGAGCGTGGCGCCGACGGCCGCGCCCGTGGAGGCGGCCGATGATCTATTCTCGTCGCCGACCGACGCCACGTCAAAAAATGAGATCCAAGCGCCCCCGGCGCCCCCGGCGGCCCCGGTGGAACCGGCGACGCAGGAGATTCCTATGGTGCCGGCGGCCCCGGAGGCTGCACCTTCGATAGCGCCGGCCGCGGAGACCGCGAAAGCTCCGGCGGCCGCGGGTTCACCTTCGCCGCCCCCGCCTCCTCCTCCACCGCAGCCGCCTCTCCGCCGGGTCCATTTTTCATTCACCGGCGACGAGGCCATGCTGAGCGACTTCGAGCGGGCCAAGGAGCTGTCGCGGCACAAGTGGCCGGCGGGGAAGGCGGAGGAGGTGTTCGCGGGGGCGCTCAAGGTCCTTCTGGACAAGATCGATCCGGACAGGCGCCGCCGCCGCCGGGACCGCGCGCGGCGGCTCGCGGCGGGGGCTCGGAGCCGGGACATTCCGCGGGCGGTGAAGGACGAGGTGTGGGACCGCGACGGCGGCCGCTGCGCGTTCCGGTCGGACGCCGGCCGGGTCTGCGGGGCGAGGGCCGGGCTCGAGTTCGACCACGTGCGGCCGTGGGCTTTGGGCGGCGGCTCCGGCGACGCCGCGAACGTACGCCTGCTGTGCCGGACGCACAACGATCTCGAGGCCAGGCGCGCGTTCGGCGGGGCGCTCGTCGACGCGGCCGTCGCCCGTCGGCGGGACGGCTTGCGGAGGGAGGTGAAAATATAA
- the hemW gene encoding radical SAM family heme chaperone HemW — translation MTGLYAHIPFCSVKCFYCDFAAFSGQDKLADRYLVALEAEAAFHPAVTPDTLYVGGGTPSELTAAQITDLYARLRRAYPGARFSESTFEANPESLDEEKLAALAREGVTRLSIGLQTADDALLKAIGRRHTAADFAKAFLAARAAGIPALSVDLMFGLPGQTLDSLRATLDSVLALGPEHVSLYGLQVEDRTLFAKRGVKEDSDLSRDMFDLSMRSLARAGLEQYEISNYAKPGHRSAHNVNYWKRGEYVGLGCSAASYYDGRRQANEFRLPSYLEAVESGRRPVAENEAPRGLEAIGEEAFLGLRLTEGFVPSETLRREFAGEWAMLKSRGLVSEEGPLWRLSPEGVFLANDAFQEFVPPFDREEAPV, via the coding sequence TTGACCGGATTATACGCCCACATCCCGTTCTGCTCGGTGAAGTGCTTCTACTGCGACTTCGCCGCTTTTTCCGGGCAGGACAAGCTCGCCGACCGCTACCTCGTGGCACTCGAGGCTGAGGCGGCTTTCCACCCCGCCGTCACGCCCGACACGCTGTACGTCGGCGGCGGCACGCCCTCGGAACTGACGGCCGCGCAGATCACCGACCTGTACGCGCGCCTGCGCCGCGCCTATCCCGGCGCGCGCTTCTCCGAGTCCACGTTCGAGGCCAACCCCGAGAGCCTCGACGAGGAGAAGCTCGCCGCGCTCGCGCGCGAGGGCGTGACCCGGCTCTCGATCGGCCTGCAGACCGCCGACGACGCCCTGCTCAAGGCGATCGGCCGCCGTCACACCGCCGCGGACTTCGCGAAGGCGTTCCTCGCCGCGCGCGCCGCCGGCATCCCGGCGCTGTCCGTCGACCTGATGTTCGGCCTGCCCGGCCAGACGCTCGACAGCCTGCGCGCGACGCTCGACTCCGTCCTCGCCCTCGGCCCCGAGCACGTCTCGCTGTACGGCCTGCAGGTCGAGGACCGCACCTTGTTCGCCAAGCGCGGCGTCAAGGAGGACAGCGACCTGTCCCGCGACATGTTCGACCTGTCGATGCGCTCGCTGGCCCGCGCCGGCCTCGAGCAGTACGAGATCTCCAACTACGCCAAGCCCGGTCACCGCTCCGCCCACAACGTCAACTACTGGAAGCGCGGCGAGTACGTCGGCCTCGGCTGCTCGGCGGCGTCCTACTACGACGGCCGCCGCCAGGCCAACGAGTTCCGCCTGCCGTCGTACCTCGAGGCCGTCGAAAGCGGCCGCCGCCCGGTCGCCGAGAACGAGGCCCCGCGCGGCCTCGAGGCCATCGGCGAGGAGGCCTTCCTCGGCCTGCGCCTGACCGAGGGCTTCGTCCCGTCGGAGACGTTGCGCCGGGAGTTCGCCGGCGAGTGGGCCATGCTGAAGTCGCGCGGCCTCGTCAGCGAGGAGGGGCCGCTGTGGCGCCTGTCCCCCGAGGGCGTTTTCCTCGCCAACGACGCTTTCCAGGAATTCGTCCCGCCGTTCGATCGTGAGGAGGCCCCCGTATGA